In Synechococcus sp. KORDI-52, one genomic interval encodes:
- the moaC gene encoding cyclic pyranopterin monophosphate synthase MoaC, which produces MTQNLSHLNQQGEVHMVDVGDRPATNREAHARGAIRMDASTLGLIQRGETPKGDLLAVARVAAIQAAKRTWELIPLCHPLPLSGMDVTIDADASLPGLVVHCRCRTTGQTGVEMEAMTAVSVGLLTLYDMLKAVDPAMTIEAIQLEFKEGGRNGVWKR; this is translated from the coding sequence ATGACGCAAAACCTGAGTCATCTGAACCAGCAAGGCGAAGTCCATATGGTGGATGTGGGGGACCGTCCGGCCACCAACCGCGAGGCCCATGCCCGTGGGGCCATTCGCATGGACGCCTCAACCCTCGGTCTGATCCAGCGGGGCGAGACACCAAAAGGAGATCTTCTGGCGGTCGCCCGGGTGGCAGCGATCCAGGCCGCCAAACGCACCTGGGAGCTGATTCCCCTGTGCCATCCGCTGCCACTCAGTGGCATGGATGTGACGATCGACGCCGACGCCTCCCTGCCTGGCCTGGTCGTCCACTGCCGTTGCCGCACCACAGGCCAGACCGGGGTGGAGATGGAAGCGATGACGGCCGTGTCCGTGGGACTGCTGACCCTCTACGACATGCTCAAGGCAGTTGATCCAGCCATGACGATCGAGGCAATCCAGCTGGAGTTCAAGGAAGGAGGGCGGAACGGTGTCTGGAAACGCTGA
- a CDS encoding carbonic anhydrase: MGIHRRHFLQKTGGLALTALMQPRAVEAAEDGFCVPNDPLQTLMAGNNRFAEAWRRAEGDNRAPLRGADPDPRCFNAPSALATGQHPWATVLTCSDSRVSPNWVFDTTPGELFVIRNAGNSAFTEAIASVEYGVSVLKTPLLMVMGHSGCGAVTAAMDANPLTPSLDRLIKPIRENINGSSDLEDAVQRNALASASTLIQRSTVLADAKASGALKLVVGCFQLNSGVVSLIE; the protein is encoded by the coding sequence ATGGGGATTCATCGCCGGCACTTCCTCCAGAAAACGGGCGGTCTGGCCTTGACCGCCCTGATGCAACCACGGGCCGTTGAGGCAGCAGAGGACGGGTTCTGCGTCCCGAATGATCCGCTCCAGACCCTGATGGCGGGGAACAACCGGTTTGCTGAGGCCTGGCGCCGGGCCGAGGGGGACAACAGAGCGCCGCTCCGAGGGGCGGATCCTGACCCGCGCTGCTTCAACGCCCCCAGCGCTTTGGCCACCGGCCAGCATCCCTGGGCCACAGTGCTCACCTGCTCTGATTCACGGGTGTCGCCGAACTGGGTGTTCGACACCACCCCTGGCGAGCTGTTCGTGATCCGCAACGCCGGCAACAGCGCATTCACTGAAGCCATTGCCTCCGTTGAGTACGGCGTCAGCGTTCTCAAGACGCCGCTATTGATGGTGATGGGACACAGCGGCTGCGGCGCCGTGACGGCGGCGATGGACGCCAATCCGTTGACCCCTTCCCTGGACCGGCTGATCAAACCCATCCGGGAGAACATCAACGGCAGCAGCGATCTCGAGGACGCCGTACAGCGCAACGCCCTCGCCAGCGCCTCCACCTTGATTCAACGCAGCACCGTTCTGGCCGACGCCAAAGCCAGCGGTGCGCTGAAACTGGTGGTGGGTTGTTTCCAACTCAACAGCGGTGTTGTCAGCTTGATCGAATGA
- a CDS encoding nitrate reductase associated protein, translating into MSSRRDSASHCFAFEQDFIGNWRCIPLCVRRKLDLCGVKLKLNHWLELSQEQRQALVDWPDAADALEQLRQHLRDCTRPMADGMAKDLPPVSGAPWQQQAELPAVVQEAATVRGVVLTLEQWTQLSELDRFALCKLVRPGHDHHNLQAAFSEVLG; encoded by the coding sequence ATGTCCAGCCGTCGTGATTCCGCCAGCCATTGCTTTGCCTTTGAACAGGACTTCATCGGCAACTGGCGTTGTATCCCCCTGTGTGTGCGACGCAAATTGGATCTGTGTGGGGTGAAGTTAAAGCTCAATCACTGGCTTGAGCTTTCCCAGGAACAACGTCAAGCCCTGGTGGATTGGCCTGATGCGGCCGATGCTCTCGAGCAGCTTCGCCAGCACCTGCGCGATTGCACGCGCCCCATGGCCGATGGCATGGCCAAGGATCTGCCACCGGTGAGCGGTGCCCCCTGGCAGCAGCAGGCTGAGCTGCCCGCTGTGGTGCAGGAGGCGGCCACAGTGCGGGGTGTGGTCCTGACCCTGGAGCAGTGGACCCAGCTCAGTGAGCTGGACCGCTTTGCTTTGTGCAAGTTGGTGCGGCCGGGGCACGACCACCACAACCTGCAGGCTGCCTTCAGCGAAGTGCTGGGCTGA
- a CDS encoding molybdopterin oxidoreductase family protein, with protein MATSPRSVRSQCPYCGVGCGLELLPPAVKGQAVKRDAEGNPMWTARGDREHPSSLGQVCIKGATVGETLARGRLRQPLFRETLEDDFAPISWDDALNKITGQIQASIARRSNADGIAIYGSGQFHTEDYYLAQKLLKGALGTNNFDANSRLCMSSAVAGYTRSLGSDGPPCSYEDLDHCSVAFLIGTNTAECHPVLFQRLLKRKRKNPSSVTIVVVDPRRTDTAKAADIHLPIAPGSDLALLHGIAHLVLRDNGQDPVFIDDHTENYDAFFDVAARWTPRRVARFCNIPEKRLREVAALFHRREKVLSLWSMGVNQRREGTAVVQGLINLHLLTSQIGKEGAGPFSLTGQPNAMGGREAGGLAHLLPGYRLVANAEHRAEVEQAWGLPEGQIKATPGLGAWQQVEAMERGELDLWWVAATNPLVSMPELDRVKAAMGNCPLVVVSEAYVDSETSHYAHLLLPAAQWSEKAGAMTNSERRVTYCPAYRRRFGESRPDWEVFADVGRRLGYTEQFNFESAAEVYTEYTALTRGRLCDVSGLSHELLETEGPQQWPYPSGSSPGTSAKRLYTDHQFATPSKRARFSTDQPLGLAEPPCETYPLVLTVGRYLGQWHTMTRTGKVERLMKQHPEPLLEIHPGDAQELKLRNGELAAISSRRGHLTAKVMVTDRIRRGSVFLPMHWGFTQDKACEANTLMHDDACPVSKQPELKACAVIVAPAVSVVKPVEQEKGRLEALRRLLSPALR; from the coding sequence ATGGCCACCTCACCCCGCAGCGTGCGCAGCCAGTGCCCCTACTGCGGTGTGGGCTGCGGTCTGGAATTACTGCCTCCCGCGGTGAAAGGACAAGCGGTGAAACGGGATGCTGAGGGCAACCCGATGTGGACCGCCCGCGGCGACCGCGAACACCCCTCCAGCCTTGGCCAGGTGTGCATCAAGGGCGCCACCGTCGGCGAAACCCTGGCCCGAGGCCGCCTGCGCCAACCCCTGTTCCGCGAAACCCTCGAGGACGACTTCGCGCCGATCAGCTGGGACGACGCCCTCAACAAAATCACCGGCCAGATCCAGGCGAGCATCGCCCGGCGCAGCAACGCCGATGGCATTGCCATATACGGCTCCGGTCAGTTCCACACCGAGGATTACTACCTGGCCCAGAAGCTGCTGAAAGGCGCCCTGGGCACCAACAATTTCGACGCCAATTCACGGCTGTGCATGAGCTCAGCGGTGGCGGGATACACCCGCAGCCTGGGCTCCGATGGTCCCCCCTGCAGCTACGAGGACCTCGACCATTGCAGCGTGGCGTTCCTGATCGGCACCAACACCGCCGAGTGCCATCCGGTGCTGTTCCAGCGGCTGCTGAAGCGAAAACGCAAAAACCCGAGCAGCGTCACGATCGTGGTAGTGGATCCACGCCGCACCGACACCGCGAAGGCCGCTGACATCCACCTTCCGATTGCACCGGGAAGCGATCTGGCCCTGCTGCACGGCATTGCCCATCTGGTGCTGCGAGACAACGGCCAGGATCCGGTCTTCATCGACGACCACACCGAGAATTACGACGCCTTTTTTGACGTTGCCGCGCGCTGGACCCCAAGACGGGTCGCACGGTTCTGCAACATCCCAGAAAAGCGCCTGCGGGAAGTGGCGGCTCTGTTCCATCGGCGCGAGAAAGTACTCAGCCTGTGGTCGATGGGGGTGAACCAACGCCGTGAAGGAACGGCCGTGGTGCAGGGGTTGATCAATCTGCATCTGCTCACCAGCCAGATCGGCAAGGAAGGAGCAGGCCCGTTTTCCCTCACCGGCCAACCCAATGCCATGGGTGGGCGCGAGGCCGGAGGCCTGGCCCATCTTCTCCCTGGCTATCGCCTGGTCGCCAATGCCGAGCACCGTGCCGAGGTGGAACAGGCCTGGGGACTCCCTGAAGGCCAGATCAAAGCGACGCCAGGCCTCGGTGCCTGGCAACAGGTGGAAGCGATGGAACGCGGTGAGCTCGACCTCTGGTGGGTCGCAGCCACCAACCCCCTGGTGAGCATGCCTGAACTGGATCGGGTCAAAGCCGCCATGGGCAACTGCCCCCTCGTGGTGGTGAGTGAGGCCTACGTCGACTCGGAAACCTCCCACTACGCCCACCTGCTGTTGCCCGCAGCCCAGTGGAGTGAGAAAGCCGGCGCCATGACCAATTCCGAACGACGCGTCACCTACTGCCCGGCCTACCGGCGTCGCTTCGGCGAGAGCCGTCCCGACTGGGAGGTGTTCGCCGATGTGGGCCGCCGCCTGGGCTACACGGAGCAGTTCAACTTCGAGTCAGCGGCTGAGGTGTACACCGAATACACGGCTCTCACCCGTGGCCGGCTTTGCGATGTGAGCGGCCTCAGCCATGAGCTGCTGGAGACAGAAGGGCCGCAGCAGTGGCCCTATCCCAGCGGCAGCAGCCCCGGCACGTCCGCCAAACGGCTTTACACCGACCACCAGTTCGCCACCCCAAGCAAGCGCGCCCGCTTCAGCACCGATCAACCGCTCGGACTGGCGGAGCCCCCCTGCGAGACCTATCCGCTGGTTCTGACGGTGGGCCGCTACCTGGGCCAATGGCACACGATGACCCGCACCGGCAAGGTGGAACGGCTGATGAAGCAGCACCCCGAGCCGCTGCTGGAGATCCACCCCGGTGACGCACAGGAGCTGAAACTGCGCAACGGCGAGCTCGCGGCGATCAGCTCAAGACGGGGTCATCTGACCGCCAAGGTGATGGTCACCGACCGCATTCGGCGCGGGTCTGTATTCCTGCCGATGCACTGGGGATTCACCCAGGACAAGGCCTGCGAAGCCAACACCCTCATGCACGACGACGCCTGCCCGGTGTCGAAGCAACCGGAACTCAAGGCCTGCGCGGTGATCGTGGCGCCGGCGGTGTCCGTGGTGAAGCCGGTGGAGCAGGAGAAGGGACGTCTGGAAGCCCTGCGCCGGCTACTCAGCCCAGCACTTCGCTGA